Proteins from a genomic interval of Vanessa atalanta chromosome 28, ilVanAtal1.2, whole genome shotgun sequence:
- the LOC125074535 gene encoding uncharacterized protein LOC125074535 — MMKQIKHRAVIKFLTKQGKTQKIIHEEMLAVYQDSAPSLFTIQKWSSEFKRGRESIGDDPRAVGPICVATEENVKLVEKLVLEDARVRVKTLAEMTKLSVGTIHTILHEHRNLSTVSARWVPRMLTALQKQVRVDCCKEFWTSVVKIRKVLLLHDNAPVHKARLAQAAVQGQHLDS; from the exons ATGATGAAACAAATCAAGCATCGCGCAGTGATAAAATTCCTCACAAAACAAGGAAAAACTCAAAAAATTATTCATGAAGAAATGCTGGCTGTTTACCAAGATTCTGCGCCttcattatttacaattcagAAGTGGTCAAGTGAATTCAAACGGGGTAGAGAGAGCATTGGAGACGACCCCCGCGCTGTAGGGCCAATTTGTGTCGCTACTGAAGAAAACGTCAAATTAGTCGAAAAACTTGTACTTGAAGATGCCCGTGTAAGAGTGAAAACATTAGCAGAAATGACTAAGCTATCCGTGGGTACCATTCACACAATCCTTCATGAGCACCGGAATTTGTCAACAGTCAGTGCAAGATGGGTGCCGCGAATGCTCACCGCGCTACAGAAACAAGTGCGAGTTGACTGTTGTAAGGAGTTTTGGACCTCTGTGGTGAAAATCCGCAAG GTGTTGCTGCTTCACGACAACGCGCCGGTTCACAAGGCGCGCCTTGCCCAGGCTGCTGTGCAAGGTCAACATTTAGACAGTTAA
- the LOC125074536 gene encoding piggyBac transposable element-derived protein 4-like, which produces MGQVWTYLEQPCRFDNKSTREERKKLDNMTPIRTIFEKFVDCCQKAYTPNEYMTIDEMLFAFRGRCGFRVYIPSKPAKYGIKVQALVDAKSFYTVNLEVYAGKQPTGPYSVSNKAYDVVDRLVQPISCTNRNITFDNWFTSYELVVHLLNEHKLTSTGTVRKNKRCIPAAFLKTGKAPGSSMFGHQKDVSMVSYAPKKHKVVIVISSLHHDAKIDSATGNQKKPEMITFYNSTKAGVDVVDELCGSYNVSRNSKRWPMTIYYGMLNIAATNATIIFRENQGKDTKRTDFIRNLGLALVYEHLKMRKDQKNIPIYIRQRISSQINEPLPTPTQNAPGRYIRCGDCPNKKDRKTKYSCASCQKAICMEHATFFCKNCADFNSSS; this is translated from the coding sequence ATGGGACAGGTGTGGACATATTTAGAACAACCATGTCgttttgataataaatcaaCTAGAGAAGAACGTAAAAAGCTTGATAACATGACTCCTATTAGAACAATTTTTGAAAAGTTTGTTGACTGTTGCCAAAAAGCTTACACGCCTAATGAATATATGACAATAGACGAAATGCTTTTCGCATTCAGAGGGCGATGTGGATTTCGCGTTTACATCCCCAGTAAACCTGCTAAGTACGGCATCAAAGTCCAAGCTCTTGTTGATGCAAAATCTTTCTACACTGTTAATTTAGAGGTATACGCAGGAAAACAACCTACTGGTCCGTATTCTGTAAGCAACAAGGCTTATGATGTTGTAGACAGACTAGTCCAGCCCATATCATGCACGAATcgaaatattacttttgataaCTGGTTTACCAGTTACGAATTAGTGGTGCATTTGCTAAATGAGCACAAACTTACGTCGACTGGAActgttagaaaaaataaaaggtgTATTCCGGCTGCTTTTTTGAAGACCGGTAAGGCGCCAGGAAGTTCCATGTTCGGCCATCAAAAGGATGTTTCTATGGTCTCCTATGCCCCTAAAAAACATAAGGTGGTCATAGTAATATCAAGCCTGCATCATGACGCCAAGATTGATAGCGCTACAGGAAATCAGAAAAAGCCAGAgatgataacattttataattccaCTAAAGCAGGAGTAGATGTTGTGGATGAACTGTGTGGTAGTTACAATGTGTCTCGTAACAGCAAGCGTTGGCCTATGACTATTTATTACGGGATGTTAAATATAGCTGCTACTAACGCGACCATCATATTTCGTGAAAATCAGGGCAAAGACACCAAACGAACTGATTTCATTCGTAACTTAGGCTTGGCTTTAGTTTACGAACACCTGAAGATGCGAAAagatcaaaaaaatattccgaTTTATATACGTCAGAGAATTTCTTCCCAGATCAACGAACCACTTCCAACTCCGACTCAAAATGCTCCTGGTCGTTATATTAGATGTGGAGATTGCCCAAACAAAAAGGATCGGAAGACAAAATACTCGTGTGCAAGCTGTCAAAAGGCTATATGTATGGAGCATGCAACGTTTTTTTGCAAAAATTGTGCTGATTTTAACTCCAGTTCCTAA